The following proteins are encoded in a genomic region of Arachis ipaensis cultivar K30076 chromosome B02, Araip1.1, whole genome shotgun sequence:
- the LOC107624792 gene encoding homeobox-leucine zipper protein HAT3 isoform X3 — protein MATPDEKEKMSLGLSLSLGLFGDNNNNNNNNNKNEEQEALKLNLIQKPLPQSFPNHRLSFNNLFPFHDLSSETRSFLRGIDVNSVPTFTAATAACEDENGVSSPNSTVSSISGKRSEREPNGNDENEAAERASYSRGSDEEDGGGIGGDADGDSSRKKLRLSKEQAAVLEETFKEYNTLNPVSGGSETKASIGKAVESEAKTGGGVVSEQKSKDQIEAN, from the exons ATGGCTACTCCCGATGAGAAAGAGAAGATGAGTTTGGGTTTGAGTCTCAGCTTAGGATTATTtggagataataataataataataataacaataataagaaCGAAGAGCAAGAAGCTTTGAAGCTCAATCTCATCCAGAAGCCTCTACCTCAATCATTTCCAAACCATAGGCTTTCCTTCAACAACTTGTTTCCTTTTCATG ATCTGAGCTCCGAGACGAGGTCGTTCCTTCGCGGAATAGACGTTAATTCGGTGCCGACGTTTACGGCGGCGACGGCGGCATGCGAAGACGAGAACGGCGTCTCGTCGCCGAACAGCACGGTGTCGAGCATCAGCGGTAAGCGGAGCGAGAGGGAACCCAACGGAAACGACGAGAACGAAGCCGCAGAGAGAGCCTCGTATTCTCGAGGGAGCGACGAAGAAGACGGCGGAGGAATCGGCGGCGATGCCGACGGGGATAGTTCGAGAAAGAAGCTGCGGTTGTCCAAGGAGCAGGCGGCGGTTCTGGAAGAGACCTTCAAGGAGTACAACACTCTCAACCCGGTGAGTGGCGGCAGTG AAACAAAAGCAAGCATTGGCAAAGCAGTTGAATCTGAGGCCAAGACAGGTGGAGGTGTGGTTTCAGAACAGAAGAGCAAG GACCAAATTGAAGCAAACTGA
- the LOC107624793 gene encoding transcription termination factor MTEF18, mitochondrial-like isoform X2, translating to MMQGEGEVENIPHCTMLFLHRRLCTTATRTKVPSKYKNLALSQAQKILTDYLHSTRSIPYAFADQIAANSHTSISNLIAKVGFSAPSFSHTLNKFLSVQVIGICLAFPFVFGEQGGVLEAEIDGLLADLRLVFLDFDLAGFVEGNADSWYEVCRKIRVFYNLNSEKGKMGELIGRYKNVILEHGEEELMQKAEYFSRFGVKKEEVARLILHDSELLNFDFETPVINVLKLLKHFGMSSKDLEDVQRNYAHALGTIKMVNLPNVMRALGLSKWFFNRIKDGTHQLLLTYVTSFPNEDQDKGYQDGLKAIRASRTPVHTMNKLNFLHALGFGETALTMAILTYLNGTSSELQERFDCLLHLGIEFSKLSKIVAIRPKVLSQHPKIIEKKIKFLYEEMGSSVELLDTFPAFLCFDLEKRIKPRFRFYMWMIEKGYCAKNFSIATMIATSDKNFVPHAFRIHPAAPKHWFEQFYLRKLPE from the exons ATGATGCAAGGGGAAGGAGAAGTGGAAAACATTCCGCACTGTACGATGTTGTTCCTTCACCGCCGTCTATGCACCACCGCCACCAGAACAAAGGTTCCTTCAAAGTACAAGAACCTTGCTCTCTCTCAAGCCCAGAAGATCCTCACTGATTACCTTCATTCCACAAGGTCCATCCCTTATGCCTTTGCTGATCAGATTGCTGCTAATTCTCACACTTCTATCTCTAACCTCATTGCAAAGGTGGGATTTTCAGCTCCGTCTTTCTCCCACAccctcaacaagttcctcag TGTTCAGGTCATTGGGATATGTTTGGCTTTCCCTTTTGTTTTTGGTGAGCAGGGAGGAGTGTTGGAAGCTGAGATTGATGGGCTACTTGCTGATCTCAGGTTGGTTTTTCTGGATTTTGATTTGGCAGGGTTTGTTGAGGGGAATGCAGATTCTTGGTACGAGGTATGTAGGAAAATTCGGGTTTTTTACAATTTGAATAGTGAGAAGGGTAAGATGGGGGAACTCATTGGAAGGTATAAGAATGTGATTCTTGAGCATGGAGAAGAGGAGTTGATGCAGAAAGCTGAGTATTTTTCTAGGTTTGGTGTCAAGAAGGAGGAAGTAGCTCGATTGATCCTACATGACTCGGAATTGTTGAATTTTGATTTCGAAACGCCGGTGATCAATGTATTGAAGCTGTTGAAACACTTTGGCATGAGCTCCAAGGATCTCGAGGATGTGCAGCGAAACTATGCTCATGCATTGGGAACAATAAAAATGGTTAATTTGCCTAATGTAATGAGGGCTTTGGGTTTAAGTAAGTGGTTCTTTAATAGGATAAAGGACGGGACGCATCAACTCTTACTGACTTATGTCACAAGCTTTCCCAATGAAGACCAAGATAAAGGATATCAAGATGGTTTAAAGGCGATTCGTGCTTCGAGAACCCCAGTTCACACCATGAATAAACTGAATTTCTTGCATGCCTTAGGCTTTGGAGAAACTGCTTTGACCATGGCTATCCTAACTTACTTGAATGGGACTAGCAGCGAGTTACAGGAACGATTCGATTGCCTTCTTCATTTAGGGATTGAATTCTCAAAGCTCTCAAAGATAGTTGCAATTCGACCTAAGGTTCTAAGCCAACACCCGAAAATCATTGAGAAAAAGATTAAGTTCCTCTATGAGGAAATGGGATCCTCTGTGGAGCTTTTGGACACTTTTCCAGCATTCTTATGTTTTGACTTGGAAAAGCGCATTAAACCTAGGTTCAGATTCTATATGTGGATGATAGAAAAGGGTTATTGTGCCAAAAACTTCTCTATAGCAACCATGATTGCGACCAGCGACAAGAACTTTGTTCCTCATGCTTTTCGTATCCACCCAGCTGCTCCGAAACATTGGTTTGAGCAATTCTATCTCCGCAAATTGCCGGAATGA
- the LOC107624792 gene encoding homeobox-leucine zipper protein HAT3 isoform X4, giving the protein MATPDEKEKMSLGLSLSLGLFGDNNNNNNNNNKNEEQEALKLNLIQKPLPQSFPNHRLSFNNLFPFHDLSSETRSFLRGIDVNSVPTFTAATAACEDENGVSSPNSTVSSISGKRSEREPNGNDENEAAERASYSRGSDEEDGGGIGGDADGDSSRKKLRLSKEQAAVLEETFKEYNTLNPKQKQALAKQLNLRPRQVEVWFQNRRARFN; this is encoded by the exons ATGGCTACTCCCGATGAGAAAGAGAAGATGAGTTTGGGTTTGAGTCTCAGCTTAGGATTATTtggagataataataataataataataacaataataagaaCGAAGAGCAAGAAGCTTTGAAGCTCAATCTCATCCAGAAGCCTCTACCTCAATCATTTCCAAACCATAGGCTTTCCTTCAACAACTTGTTTCCTTTTCATG ATCTGAGCTCCGAGACGAGGTCGTTCCTTCGCGGAATAGACGTTAATTCGGTGCCGACGTTTACGGCGGCGACGGCGGCATGCGAAGACGAGAACGGCGTCTCGTCGCCGAACAGCACGGTGTCGAGCATCAGCGGTAAGCGGAGCGAGAGGGAACCCAACGGAAACGACGAGAACGAAGCCGCAGAGAGAGCCTCGTATTCTCGAGGGAGCGACGAAGAAGACGGCGGAGGAATCGGCGGCGATGCCGACGGGGATAGTTCGAGAAAGAAGCTGCGGTTGTCCAAGGAGCAGGCGGCGGTTCTGGAAGAGACCTTCAAGGAGTACAACACTCTCAACCCG AAACAAAAGCAAGCATTGGCAAAGCAGTTGAATCTGAGGCCAAGACAGGTGGAGGTGTGGTTTCAGAACAGAAGAGCAAG ATTCAATTAA
- the LOC107624792 gene encoding homeobox-leucine zipper protein HAT3 isoform X1 codes for MATPDEKEKMSLGLSLSLGLFGDNNNNNNNNNKNEEQEALKLNLIQKPLPQSFPNHRLSFNNLFPFHDLSSETRSFLRGIDVNSVPTFTAATAACEDENGVSSPNSTVSSISGKRSEREPNGNDENEAAERASYSRGSDEEDGGGIGGDADGDSSRKKLRLSKEQAAVLEETFKEYNTLNPKQKQALAKQLNLRPRQVEVWFQNRRARTKLKQTEVDCEYLKRCCENLTEENRRLQKEVQELRALKLSPQLYMHMNPPTTLTMCPSCERVAVSSTGSSSSSATMQSAPASASQNQMGPNIQRPVPVNPWGAMSIQRRPIESPTTRP; via the exons ATGGCTACTCCCGATGAGAAAGAGAAGATGAGTTTGGGTTTGAGTCTCAGCTTAGGATTATTtggagataataataataataataataacaataataagaaCGAAGAGCAAGAAGCTTTGAAGCTCAATCTCATCCAGAAGCCTCTACCTCAATCATTTCCAAACCATAGGCTTTCCTTCAACAACTTGTTTCCTTTTCATG ATCTGAGCTCCGAGACGAGGTCGTTCCTTCGCGGAATAGACGTTAATTCGGTGCCGACGTTTACGGCGGCGACGGCGGCATGCGAAGACGAGAACGGCGTCTCGTCGCCGAACAGCACGGTGTCGAGCATCAGCGGTAAGCGGAGCGAGAGGGAACCCAACGGAAACGACGAGAACGAAGCCGCAGAGAGAGCCTCGTATTCTCGAGGGAGCGACGAAGAAGACGGCGGAGGAATCGGCGGCGATGCCGACGGGGATAGTTCGAGAAAGAAGCTGCGGTTGTCCAAGGAGCAGGCGGCGGTTCTGGAAGAGACCTTCAAGGAGTACAACACTCTCAACCCG AAACAAAAGCAAGCATTGGCAAAGCAGTTGAATCTGAGGCCAAGACAGGTGGAGGTGTGGTTTCAGAACAGAAGAGCAAG GACCAAATTGAAGCAAACTGAAGTTGATTGTGAATACTTGAAAAGATGTTGTGAGAATCTAACTGAAGAGAATAGGAGGTTGCAAAAGGAAGTGCAAGAGCTCAGAGCATTGAAGTTATCACCACAACTTTACATGCACATGAACCCTCCCACCACCCTTACAATGTGCCCTTCATGTGAGCGTGTAGCCGTCTCGTCCACCGGATCCTCCTCCTCGTCGGCCACCATGCAATCCGCCCCTGCCTCAGCTAGTCAAAACCAAATGGGCCCTAACATTCAGCGGCCGGTTCCTGTCAATCCATGGGGAGCAATGTCAATTCAACGCCGGCCGATTGAGAGCCCGACTACCCGGCCATAA
- the LOC107624792 gene encoding homeobox-leucine zipper protein HAT3 isoform X2 — MATPDEKEKMSLGLSLSLGLFGDNNNNNNNNNKNEEQEALKLNLIQKPLPQSFPNHRLSFNNLFPFHDLSSETRSFLRGIDVNSVPTFTAATAACEDENGVSSPNSTVSSISGKRSEREPNGNDENEAAERASYSRGSDEEDGGGIGGDADGDSSRKKLRLSKEQAAVLEETFKEYNTLNPVSGGSETKASIGKAVESEAKTGGGVVSEQKSKIQLIMQDQIEAN; from the exons ATGGCTACTCCCGATGAGAAAGAGAAGATGAGTTTGGGTTTGAGTCTCAGCTTAGGATTATTtggagataataataataataataataacaataataagaaCGAAGAGCAAGAAGCTTTGAAGCTCAATCTCATCCAGAAGCCTCTACCTCAATCATTTCCAAACCATAGGCTTTCCTTCAACAACTTGTTTCCTTTTCATG ATCTGAGCTCCGAGACGAGGTCGTTCCTTCGCGGAATAGACGTTAATTCGGTGCCGACGTTTACGGCGGCGACGGCGGCATGCGAAGACGAGAACGGCGTCTCGTCGCCGAACAGCACGGTGTCGAGCATCAGCGGTAAGCGGAGCGAGAGGGAACCCAACGGAAACGACGAGAACGAAGCCGCAGAGAGAGCCTCGTATTCTCGAGGGAGCGACGAAGAAGACGGCGGAGGAATCGGCGGCGATGCCGACGGGGATAGTTCGAGAAAGAAGCTGCGGTTGTCCAAGGAGCAGGCGGCGGTTCTGGAAGAGACCTTCAAGGAGTACAACACTCTCAACCCGGTGAGTGGCGGCAGTG AAACAAAAGCAAGCATTGGCAAAGCAGTTGAATCTGAGGCCAAGACAGGTGGAGGTGTGGTTTCAGAACAGAAGAGCAAG ATTCAATTAATAATGCAGGACCAAATTGAAGCAAACTGA
- the LOC107624793 gene encoding transcription termination factor MTEF18, mitochondrial-like isoform X1, whose product MMQGEGEVENIPHCTMLFLHRRLCTTATRTKVPSKYKNLALSQAQKILTDYLHSTRSIPYAFADQIAANSHTSISNLIAKVGFSAPSFSHTLNKFLRCNTDELKGRLCVLKSYGFCSVQVIGICLAFPFVFGEQGGVLEAEIDGLLADLRLVFLDFDLAGFVEGNADSWYEVCRKIRVFYNLNSEKGKMGELIGRYKNVILEHGEEELMQKAEYFSRFGVKKEEVARLILHDSELLNFDFETPVINVLKLLKHFGMSSKDLEDVQRNYAHALGTIKMVNLPNVMRALGLSKWFFNRIKDGTHQLLLTYVTSFPNEDQDKGYQDGLKAIRASRTPVHTMNKLNFLHALGFGETALTMAILTYLNGTSSELQERFDCLLHLGIEFSKLSKIVAIRPKVLSQHPKIIEKKIKFLYEEMGSSVELLDTFPAFLCFDLEKRIKPRFRFYMWMIEKGYCAKNFSIATMIATSDKNFVPHAFRIHPAAPKHWFEQFYLRKLPE is encoded by the exons ATGATGCAAGGGGAAGGAGAAGTGGAAAACATTCCGCACTGTACGATGTTGTTCCTTCACCGCCGTCTATGCACCACCGCCACCAGAACAAAGGTTCCTTCAAAGTACAAGAACCTTGCTCTCTCTCAAGCCCAGAAGATCCTCACTGATTACCTTCATTCCACAAGGTCCATCCCTTATGCCTTTGCTGATCAGATTGCTGCTAATTCTCACACTTCTATCTCTAACCTCATTGCAAAGGTGGGATTTTCAGCTCCGTCTTTCTCCCACAccctcaacaagttcctcag GTGTAATACTGATGAGTTGAAGGGCAGGCTGTGTGTGCTGAAAAGTTATGGTTTTTGCAGTGTTCAGGTCATTGGGATATGTTTGGCTTTCCCTTTTGTTTTTGGTGAGCAGGGAGGAGTGTTGGAAGCTGAGATTGATGGGCTACTTGCTGATCTCAGGTTGGTTTTTCTGGATTTTGATTTGGCAGGGTTTGTTGAGGGGAATGCAGATTCTTGGTACGAGGTATGTAGGAAAATTCGGGTTTTTTACAATTTGAATAGTGAGAAGGGTAAGATGGGGGAACTCATTGGAAGGTATAAGAATGTGATTCTTGAGCATGGAGAAGAGGAGTTGATGCAGAAAGCTGAGTATTTTTCTAGGTTTGGTGTCAAGAAGGAGGAAGTAGCTCGATTGATCCTACATGACTCGGAATTGTTGAATTTTGATTTCGAAACGCCGGTGATCAATGTATTGAAGCTGTTGAAACACTTTGGCATGAGCTCCAAGGATCTCGAGGATGTGCAGCGAAACTATGCTCATGCATTGGGAACAATAAAAATGGTTAATTTGCCTAATGTAATGAGGGCTTTGGGTTTAAGTAAGTGGTTCTTTAATAGGATAAAGGACGGGACGCATCAACTCTTACTGACTTATGTCACAAGCTTTCCCAATGAAGACCAAGATAAAGGATATCAAGATGGTTTAAAGGCGATTCGTGCTTCGAGAACCCCAGTTCACACCATGAATAAACTGAATTTCTTGCATGCCTTAGGCTTTGGAGAAACTGCTTTGACCATGGCTATCCTAACTTACTTGAATGGGACTAGCAGCGAGTTACAGGAACGATTCGATTGCCTTCTTCATTTAGGGATTGAATTCTCAAAGCTCTCAAAGATAGTTGCAATTCGACCTAAGGTTCTAAGCCAACACCCGAAAATCATTGAGAAAAAGATTAAGTTCCTCTATGAGGAAATGGGATCCTCTGTGGAGCTTTTGGACACTTTTCCAGCATTCTTATGTTTTGACTTGGAAAAGCGCATTAAACCTAGGTTCAGATTCTATATGTGGATGATAGAAAAGGGTTATTGTGCCAAAAACTTCTCTATAGCAACCATGATTGCGACCAGCGACAAGAACTTTGTTCCTCATGCTTTTCGTATCCACCCAGCTGCTCCGAAACATTGGTTTGAGCAATTCTATCTCCGCAAATTGCCGGAATGA
- the LOC110269159 gene encoding uncharacterized protein LOC110269159, with the protein MQATRARGKGGTVRKHSSIQAFDVDGGSGIVSKIYDGCCFCPLPVVSLKSKTSSNPDRWFLRCPMWKNTQRRCGYFQWLDEIEEQCVEGEVSSENSNMVGIAEPKKKRRINLECSDGQERDRMMMVLSVVNDMKEQLTRVELLLIVICILFGLNLVLSMFYLVK; encoded by the exons ATGCAAGCAACTAGGGCTCGTGGAAAAGGTGGAACCGTGAGAAAGCACTCATCCATTCAAGCCTTCGACGTGGATGGTGGTTCAGGGATTGTGAGTAAAATCTACGATGGGTGTTGCTTTTGTCCCCTTCCAGTGGTTTCGTTGAAGTCGAAGACAAGTAGCAACCCTGATAGATGGTTTTTACGTTGCCCTATGTGGAAG AACACACAAAGACGTTGTGGATATTTTCAATGGTTGGATGAAATAGAAGAGCAATGTGTGGAAGGAGAAGTTTCTTCGGAGAATAGCAACATGGTGGGCATAGCAGAaccaaagaagaaaagaagaatcaATCTGGAGTGTAGTGATGGCCAGGAAAGGGATAGGATGATGATGGTGCTATCTGTGGTGAATGACATGAAGGAGCAGCTGACGAGGGTTGAGTTGTTATTAATTGTTATTTGTATATTGTTTGGGTTAAATCtggttttgagtatgttttattTGGTTAAGTAG